CCGGCGGCCTCCGCCGAGACTTCCGAGGATGGCTCGTTCCGGATCCCCGTCGCAGCCTCCGGGGTCGTTCGTTGGAGCGTGCGCAGCCCCGGCCGCATGCCGATGATCTTGGACCCCTGGGCAGCTCATGAAGGAACCTCCTTGCCACCGGTCCGCCTCGCACCCTCCACATCCCTGATCGTCGAGGTGCAGGCCGCTGGCGAGCCTTTCGCCGGAGCGACGGTCGGTCTGGAAGTTCCCGGGCCCGCAGCGGGATCCGATGCCGAGGAGGGAGGGGAGGCTCGCCTTGAGTGGCGCCCCGATTCCCAGCGGGCCCTCACCGGTGCCGATGGCAAGGTCCGTCTCGCCGTCGGGGACAGGGCCACCATCGAGGTGCGGGCTCCGGGGAAGGCCCCAAGGACTCTGACCTGGGAGCACCACGACGGTGCCGGCGCCCACGGGCAGGAGTCTTTGGTGGTGAAGCTGGAGCCGGGCCGGCCCACGGCAGTGCGACTGGAGGATCTCCGAGGCCGGAATATGGCGGAGCTGCTTCCTTGTCTCCGGGGGCTGCCCGCCGGACAACCCAGCGGAACCGGCGGAGAGACGATCCTCTGGTTGGCTCTTCCCGAGCCCGCCGAGGGGACTTCGGCTGACTTGGCGGCAGAGGTCGAGCCGCGGAAGTGGGTCGACGAGCTGAGACTGGTCTCGTCCTCCGGGGATCAGGTCTATCGGGCGAAGCGAATCTCTACCGAGGAGCCTGCGCCCGATCAGGCTGCCTTCCCTGTCCGCGACTCGGAGGTGCCGATCCACGTCCTGCAAGTCGAGCCCTGGGTCGGCCCGTTCCAGCCATCGCGGAGGGCTGCCGGAGGGGGGGCGCGGATCGAGGGCTGGGTCGTGGATGGAAAGGGCCGGGGGATTGAGAAAGCACGGGTCGAGCTGATCCCGGCGGAGTTTCGGTCCGGCACCGGCCCGGAGACCCAGAACGACGCGCAGGACGAGCTTCGCCGCGGGGAGATCCGGACTGCTCCCGACGGATTCTTCGCTTTTCCCGTCGAGGGGGAGGGCGAGTCCGACAGCGTTGAGAACTCCCGACAGGTCATTCTGCGGGTCGACC
This window of the Acidobacteriota bacterium genome carries:
- a CDS encoding carboxypeptidase-like regulatory domain-containing protein; translation: MTFAQELVRGTVMLAEGSALAGATVEVREGSSPCSPDSSSQPPAASAETSEDGSFRIPVAASGVVRWSVRSPGRMPMILDPWAAHEGTSLPPVRLAPSTSLIVEVQAAGEPFAGATVGLEVPGPAAGSDAEEGGEARLEWRPDSQRALTGADGKVRLAVGDRATIEVRAPGKAPRTLTWEHHDGAGAHGQESLVVKLEPGRPTAVRLEDLRGRNMAELLPCLRGLPAGQPSGTGGETILWLALPEPAEGTSADLAAEVEPRKWVDELRLVSSSGDQVYRAKRISTEEPAPDQAAFPVRDSEVPIHVLQVEPWVGPFQPSRRAAGGGARIEGWVVDGKGRGIEKARVELIPAEFRSGTGPETQNDAQDELRRGEIRTAPDGFFAFPVEGEGESDSVENSRQVILRVDHPDFRSKTVLVPWEEIAGGSQLRIELELGLRVRGRVVGPDRAPETGSRS